Proteins co-encoded in one Arachis stenosperma cultivar V10309 chromosome 7, arast.V10309.gnm1.PFL2, whole genome shotgun sequence genomic window:
- the LOC130939844 gene encoding early nodulin-like protein 7, with amino-acid sequence MSHLFKCVILFIMLCITAARDFKVGDHFGWHVPDPTDTSFYTHWAERNRFQVGDSLVFEYENDSVLSVEKWDYFQCDASNPITAFDNGKSILNLDSAGAFYFISGTAHHCSRGQKLLVEVMSPQHHPVPVPVPESPPPSLLAPQGISPSPMSPSPEAFSPVASSPYDSIEEDSASIMLSSSAVMAPFATFLVVLLLAL; translated from the exons ATGTCACATCTATTTAAGTGTGTGATTCTCTTCATCATGCTGTGTATCACAGCTGCGAGGGATTTCAAAGTTGGTGATCACTTTGGTTGGCATGTTCCTGATCCCACTGACACTTCATTCTACACGCATTGGGCTGAAAGAAACAGGTTCCAAGTTGGAGATTCTCTCG tgtttGAGTACGAGAATGACTCGGTTCTAAGTGTCGAGAAATGGGACTACTTTCAATGCGATGCAAGTAACCCCATCACAGCCTTTGACAATGGCAAGAGCATTCTCAATCTTGATAGCGCTGGTGCCTTCTACTTTATCAGTGGAACCGCTCATCATTGTAGCAGAGGACAGAAGCTTCTTGTGGAGGTTATGTCCCCACAACATCATCCAGTTCCAGTTCCAGTTCCAGAatccccaccaccctctttgcTTGCACCTCAAGGTATCTCGCCGTCGCCGATGTCTCCTTCGCCTGAAGCCTTCTCCCCAGTGGCTTCATCTCCTTATGATAGCATAGAAGAAGATTCAGCCTCTATTATGCTTAGTAGTTCAGCAGTTATGGCTCCCTTTGCTACATTTTTGGTTGTGTTACTCTTAGCACTCTGA